The following proteins come from a genomic window of Theileria equi strain WA chromosome 2 map unlocalized gcontig_1105316255037, whole genome shotgun sequence:
- a CDS encoding hypothetical protein (encoded by transcript BEWA_044080A), translated as MSENDKDETVYYEEKFFMEMPTNDSGDRQILSTTTTCTKDITRGDDSDAQGLAIYGGDVATESSCKREGHVCTDDSICSTQDNDELTQSSKPNVDTIERDTLECALDLCSPDLALLESSFKIEEGVRKNTYRATNGSILTSISQDKTSIWRSESGERCILVQHYVKGESSLLALYIDNGIIPEHRFFEKNADGEWKRLLENDFFAKLAEMKRGTNGLVAQQDSSGP; from the exons ATGTCCGAGAATGACAAAGATGAAACCGTTTATTACGAAGAAAAGTTTTTTATGGAAAT GCCAACCAATGACAGTGGTGACCGGCAGATTTTGTCAACTACTACAACTTGTACCAAAGACATTACCAGAGGAGATGATTCGGATGCACAAGGACTTGCTATATACGGTGGTGACGTAGCAACAGAGAGCTCATGCAAACGGGAAGGACATGTATGCACGGATGACTCTATTTGCAGTACACAGGATAATGATGAACTAACACAATCTTCTAAACCAAATGTGGATACCATTGAAAGAGATACTTTAGAATGTGCTCTAGACCTTTGCAGTCCTGATCTGGCACTGCTGGAGTCGTCTTTCAAAATCGAAGAGGGAGTGAGAAAGAACACATACAGAGCTACCAATGGATCCATTTTAACCTCAATCTCCCAAGACAAGACATCAATTTGGAGATCAGAATCTGGAGAACGGTGTATACTGGTACAGCATTACGTTAAAGGCGAATCGAGTCTCCTTGCTCTATACATTGACAATGGTATAATTCCAGAACATCgattctttgaaaagaacGCAGATGGCGAATGGAAAAGACTCTTAGAGAATGATTTCTTTGCAAAACTTGCCGAGATGAAAAGAGGAACGAATGGTCTGGTCGCCCAGCAAGATTCTTCAGGTCCATAG
- a CDS encoding conserved hypothetical protein (encoded by transcript BEWA_044100A): protein MLKIAKTRFASLSFNKFITGIGRYRFLNSEDKQKLLSQHSLKTVSSEDTSIIYKILNLPSNTANKSPKETTTKANHNRIHPLISRHLERAENTTRKQFQRRQSTPKVNNVPGGVDPTAPPFPYEIKSDLFSQKTETSSLVSDVIKATKYEDLKHVLEEIRPVPQHVLTDKFIDVMSRAIEENISNLERPALVNELSDYESAYAMKRAAIRNLLVNKCTRNEFEETRVEKFIDSHLNFYKQRLNSPLPPEVLEPLAAFRGDVYYSFSPMTRLQQKINAIHMLVQGIVNGDKDIVTRLPEFAGNGNNYPFRNYYGFKSCIPDEVTGSINMGKIKRDEHLRYPNLQCVAHSLPRDPKYRAVVTHAIKILERSRGWDQLSKIKAINRLVQVYNNLASSAHYSEMLNKAIPLERKKGTVIKTLTRQEVFNKGLKYIPSLFRNHWNRSKRK from the exons ATGTTGAAAATTGCAAAAACTAGATTTGCATCCCTGAGCTTTAATAAGTTCATAACCGGGATCGGACGCTATAGGTTCCTAAATAGCGAGGACAAACAAAAGCTACTTTCTCAGCATTCATTGAAG ACTGTATCATCCGAAGATACCagtataatatacaaaatattaaatCTTCCTTCGAATACCGCAAATAAATCACCAAAGGAGACAACTACAAAAGCTAATCACAATCGCATCCATCCTTTAATATCGCGTCACCTTGAAAGGGCAGAAAATACAACCAGGAAACAGTTCCAAAGGAGACAGTCAACTCCAAAGGTTAACAATGTCCCCGGAGGTGTAGATCCTACAGCCCCTCCTTTTCCTTACGAAATAAAATCTGATCTATTCTCACAAAAGACAGAAACCAGTTCTCTAGTATCTGATGTAATCAAAGCGACAAAGTATGAAGATTTAAAACATGTTCTAGAAGAAATACGTCCTGTTCCACAG CATGTGCTCACGGACAAATTTATCGATGTTATGTCCAGAGCTATAGAAGAAAATATATCTAACTTGGA GCGCCCAGCTCTAGTCAATGAACTCTCTGACTATGAATCTGCCTATGCTATGAAGAGAGCTGCAATACGAAACTTGCTAGTtaacaaatgtacaagaaaTGAATTTGAAGAAACAAGAGTAGAAAAATTCATTGATTCTCATCTTAATTTTTATAAGCAGAGACTCAAC TCACCATTACCACCTGAAGTCTTGGAACCTCTAGCGGCCTTTAGAGGCGATGTGTACTACTCATTCTCTCCAATGACCCGTCTTCAACAGAAAATAAACGCTATACACATGCTTGTGCAAGGGATCGTAAATG GTGATAAAGATATAGTCACAAGATTGCCAGAATTTGCGGGGAATGGAAATAACTACCCCTTCAGGAACTATTATGGGTTCAAATCTTGTATTCCAGATGAAGTTACAGGATCTATAAACATGGGAAAAATCAAACGTGATGAGCACTTGAGATATCCCAACTTGCAATGTGTAGCCCATTCACTACCTAGGGATCCAAAATATAGAGCAGTTGTGACTCACGCCATTAAAATACTAGAAAGGAGCAGAGGATGGGATCAATTGAGTAAAATTAAAGCAATCAATCGGCTAGTACAAGTATACAACAACCTGGCATCTTCAGCTCACTACTCGGAGATGCTAAACAAAGCCATTCCACTAGAAAGAAAGAAGGGAACAGTAATTAAAACACTAACACGCCAAGAAGTATTCAACAAAGGGTTGAAATACATACCATCTCTCTTCCGTAACCATTGGAATAGGTCGAAGCGTAAATAA